In a genomic window of Suricata suricatta isolate VVHF042 chromosome 12, meerkat_22Aug2017_6uvM2_HiC, whole genome shotgun sequence:
- the PALM gene encoding LOW QUALITY PROTEIN: paralemmin-1 (The sequence of the model RefSeq protein was modified relative to this genomic sequence to represent the inferred CDS: inserted 1 base in 1 codon; deleted 1 base in 1 codon), with product MATCLLGWGPGVRLLXPLPCVALCALGSRLLVTPPPASLPSGRVPGDHVTARKAVLVAETTSQQERLQAIAEKRRRQAEMESKRRQLEDDRRQLQHLKSKALRERWLLGETSSASEGDDDMRRQMQEDEQKARLLEESICRLQEEIEVLENAGPLAPAAAAAAAEGAVAPSPAKDQKTEVASDSRQALVGTPKEKRVSNTPVRTVEGSPMMKAAMYSVEITVEKDKVTGATRVLSSTTLLPREPLPQGIKVYEDETKVVHAVDGTTENGIHPLSSSEVDELIHKADEVTLSEAGSTAGAAEARGAPKEAAQSTPSRREITGVQAQPGEATSGPPGVQPGQEPPVTMIFMGYQNVEDEAESQKVLGLQDTITAELVVIEDAAEPREPAPPNGSAVEPPKAAASREENQVGPEAPASDPQDLDTKKQRCKCCSIM from the exons ATGGCCACCTGCCTGCTGGGGTGGGGTCCCGGCGTTAGGCTGC GTCCTCTGCCCTGCGTGGCCCTGTGTGCACTGGGGTCTCGGCTGCTC gtgacccctcccccagcttcgCTGCCCTCCGGGCGGGTCCCTGGAGACCACGTGACAGCCAGGAAAGC GGTCCTGGTGGCAGAGACCACGTCCCAGCAGGAGCGGCTCCAGGCCATCGCA GAGAAGCGGAGGCGGCAGGCCGAGATGGAGAGCAAGCGGCGGCAGCTGGAGGACGACCGGCGGCAGCTGCAGCACCTGAAG TCCAAGGCATTGCGGGAGCGCTGGCTGCTGGGGGAGACGTCCTCGGCCTCGGAGGGGGACGACGACATGCGGAGACAGATGCAGGAGGACGAGCAGAAGGCGCGGCTCCTGGAGGAGTCCATCTGCAG GCTGCAGGAGGAGATCGAGGTGTTGGAGAACGCGGGCCCCCTTGcccctgccgccgccgccgccgccgcggagGGCGCTGTGGCCCCGAGCCCCGCCAAGGACCAGAAGACGGAGGTGGCGTCGGATTCTCGGCAG GCCCTGGTGGGCACCCCCAAAG AGAAACGAGTCTCCAACACCCCTGTGAGGACGGTTGAAGGCTCCCCCATGATGAAAGCAG CCATGTACTCGGTGGAGATCACGGTGGAGAAGGACAAGGTGACGGGGGCCACCAGGGTGCTATCCAGCACCACCTTGCTCCCTCGGGAGCCGCTCCCTCAGGGCATCAAGGTCTACGAAGACGAGACCAAAG TGGTCCACGCCGTGGACGGCACCACGGAGAACGGGATCCACCCGCTGAGCTCCTCCGAGGTAGACGAGCTCATCCACAAGGCGGACGAGGTCACGCTGAGCGAGGCGGGGTCCACGGCCGGGGCGGCGGAGGCCCGGGGGGCGCCCAAGGAGGCGGCACAGAGCACCCCCTCCAGGCGGGAGATCACGGGCGTGCAGGCGCAGCCGGGAGAGGCCACGTCGGGCCCGCCGGGCGTCCAGCCGGGCCAGGAGCCCCCGGTCACCATGATCTTTATGGGCTACCAGAACGTGGAGGACGAGGCCGAGAGCCAGAAGGTGCTGGGGCTGCAGGACACCATCACGGCCGAGCTGGTGGTCATCGAGGACGCCGCGGAGCCCAGGGAGCCCGCCCCGCCCAACGGCAGCGCGGTGGAGCCCCCCAAGGCCGCCGCCTCCAGGGAGGAGAACCAGGTGGGGCCCGAGGCCCCCGCCAGCGACCCCCAGGACCTGGACACGAAGAAGCAGCGTTGTAAATGCTGCTCCATCATGTGA